One part of the Pseudopipra pipra isolate bDixPip1 chromosome 3, bDixPip1.hap1, whole genome shotgun sequence genome encodes these proteins:
- the KLF11 gene encoding Krueppel-like factor 11 has product MHGSPCSDMGDAPAVDIVDIYESIRERQRHDSERSTCSTLEQNDIEAVEALVCMSSWGQRSQKGDILKIRPLTPFSDSGDFTMHAEATSELPKDYLSTLCMTPPHSPDFVEISAATLLSSQVTYSKPRTVMANTTACSVTSVTGASPITKPSVLNVERQCSQKPGISESSAPQPCRAMATSVIRHTGDSSAYHHIPAVQEKTKGTSGYGTSRDWCVVDERRHSRLPQDTCAADNLINKTSPVRQPYAHDSSDIVTSKEQLPVQPVSPQTHLPKNCENDLQKRATPVTPAPVSSPQVLCQMIPLNGQSSMINAYVKPSTPALSTPMKPILPQTAPLSQPVLMGPSVPQGTVMLVLPQPTVTQTAQCPQTVMTVGNTKLLPLAPAPVFIASGQTCAPQMDFSRRRNYVCDFPGCKKTYFKSSHLKAHLRTHTGEKPFSCNWEGCDKKFARSDELSRHRRTHTGEKKFACPVCERRFMRSDHLTKHTRCHMTTKKTPSWQTEVGKLSRIATAEKPKSSSALSMLIPMPSPVCQG; this is encoded by the exons ATGCACGGCTCGCCCTGCTCGGACATGGGAGATGCGCCCGCG GTTGACATTGTGGACATCTATGAGTCTATCCGTGAAAGGCAGCGTCATGACAGTGAAAGGTCTACCTGCAGCACCTTGGAGCAGAACGACATTGAAGCCGTTGAAGCACTTGTTTGTATGAGCTCCTGGGGTCAAAGATCGCAGAAAGGTGACATATTAAAGATAAGGCCACTCACGCCCTTCTCGGATTCTGGGGATTTCACAATGCACGCCGAGGCTACGTCTGAGTTACCAAAGGACTACCTATCGACACTG TGCATGACCCCTCCACACAGCCCTGACTTTGTTGAGATATCAGCGGCTACACTCCTCTCCTCACAAGTCACTTACTCCAAACCAAGGACTGTCATGGCAAATACAACTGCCTGTTCAGTCACATCAGTGACTGGTGCCTCTCCCATAACCAAGCCATCTGTTCTCAACGTGGAGCGACAGTGCAGTCAGAAGCCAGGGATCTCTGAATCTTCTGCCCCTCAGCCTTGTAGGGCCATGGCAACAAGTGTCATACGTCACACAGGTGATAGTTCTGCTTACCATCACATTCCTGCTgtgcaagagaaaacaaagggaaCTTCAGGCTACGGCACTTCCAGAGACTGGTGTGTAGTGGATGAACGAAGACATTCCAGACTGCCACAGGACACGTGTGCTGCAGATAATTTAATCAACAAAACCTCTCCAGTACGTCAGCCTTATGCACATGACTCCAGTGATATTGTGACCAGTAAAGAGCAACTACCAGTCCAGCCTGTTTCACCACAGACCCACTTACCAAAGAACTGTGAGAATGACTTGCAAAAAAGAGCTACCCCAGTGACACCTGCCCCTGTTTCAAGCCCCCAAGTTCTCTGTCAAATGATCCCTCTAAATGGACAAAGCAGTATGATCAATGCCTATGTCAAGCCTTCAACTCCAGCACTCTCAACTCCCATGAAACCTATTTTACCACAGACAGCACcgctctcccagcctgtgctcatGGGACCTTCTGTGCCTCAGGGGACTGTCATGTTGGTTCTTCCCCAGCCTACTGTCACGCAGACAGCACAGTGCCCACAGACCGTAATGACTGTTGGGAACACCAAGTTACTGCCCCTTGCCCCTGCTCCTGTGTTCATTGCTTCTGGTCAAACCTGCGCCCCCCAGATGGACTTTTCTAGACGGAGGAATTATGTTTGCGACTTCCCCGGCTGCAAGAAAACCTATTTCAAAAGTTCCCACCTCAAAGCCCACCTTCGCACCCACACTG GAgaaaaacctttcagctgcaatTGGGAAGGCTGTGACAAGAAGTTTGCCCGCTCAGATGAACTGTCACGCCACCGCAGGACTCACACGGGAGAGAAGAAGTTTGCGTGTCCTGTGTGCGAGCGTCGCTTCATGCGCAGCGATCACCTGACAAAGCACACCCGCTGCCACATGACCACGAAGAAGACCCCCAGCTGGCAGACAGAGGTTGGCAAACTCAGCAGAATTGCCACAGCAGAGAAACCGAAAAGCAGCAGTGCTCTGAGTATGCTCATCCCCATGCCATCACCCGTCTGTCAGGGCTAG